The following proteins are encoded in a genomic region of Rhinolophus ferrumequinum isolate MPI-CBG mRhiFer1 chromosome 17, mRhiFer1_v1.p, whole genome shotgun sequence:
- the HESX1 gene encoding homeobox expressed in ES cells 1, producing MSPSLQEGTRHGESKSSPCSFSIESILGLDQKKDCVPSMKLHRPSADTCGSSEKDGNLCLHVPSLPNGILFPCTVGHPVPEERVLKYENYFSASERLSLKRELSWYRGRRPRTAFTQNQIEVLENVFRVNCYPGIDIREDLAQKLNLEEDRIQIWFQNRRAKLRRSHRESQFLMAKKNFNTSVLE from the exons ATGTCTCCCAGCCTTCAGGAAGGTACTCGGCATGGGGAAAGCAAATCCTCCCCCTGCTCCTTTTCAATTGAGAGCATTTTGGGACTGGACCAGAAGAAAGACTGTGTTCCATCAATGAAACTCCATAGGCCCTCGGCAGACACCTGCGGCTCCTCAG agaAAGATGGGAACCTGTGTCTACATGTCCCGAGCCTTCCTAATGGGATCTTATTCCCTTGTACTGTCGGTCACCCGGTGCCCGAAGAAAgagttttgaaatatgaaaattactTTTCAGCTTCAGAAAGACTGTCTTTGAAAAGAGAGTTGAGTTGGTATAGAGGCAGAAGACCAAGAACTGCTTTTACTCAAAACCAG aTTGAAGTTTTGGAAAATGTCTTTAGAGTAAACTGCTATCCTGGCATTGATATCAGAGAAGACTTAGCTCAAAAATTGAATCTAGAGGAAGACAGAATCCAG atcTGGTTTCAAAATCGGCGTGCAAAACTGAGGAGGTCCCATAGAGAATCACAGTTTCTAATGGCGAAAAAAAATTTCAACACGAGTGTCTTGGAATAG